From the genome of Deinococcus apachensis DSM 19763:
TCCCAGGTCTGCCCCTGCTCGCCGCCGTCGGCGTGCTCGCCAACCTCGCCACCCAGTTCCTGACGAGCACCTGGGTGCTGCACGGCACGGTCCGCTACGGCTGGAACGCCAGCACGAACGGACTCACGCTCACCGTGGCCGGGCTTCTCGGGGTGTTCGTGCAGGTCGCGTTGCTGCCGCGGGTACTCCGGCGCCTCGGGAACGAGCGCACCATCGTGGCCGCCATCGTGCTCGGCGCGCTGGGGAACCTGCTGTACGGCCTCGCCGCGCAGGGCTGGATGCTCTACGCCGCCATGCTGGTCGCCTCGCTCGGCGGTCTGGGAGGCCCTCCCCTGCAAGCCCTCATCGCGGGGAAGGCGGCCCCGGAAGCCCAGGGCGCGGTGCAGGGCGCGCTGGGGGGACTGAACGCCCTGTGCGCGGTGGTCGGCCCGCTCGTCGCCACCGCCCTGTTCGCCCACTTCACGGCCCCCCACGCCTCATTCGCCCTGCCCGGCGTGGCCTTTTTCGCCGCCAGTTTGCTGCTGCTCGCCAGCCTCGCCGTCTTCCGGGTCACGGCCGCCCGGTCCATCCCCTCCGGAGAACCCGCATGACCGGTCCCACCGCCCCCCGCCGCTACAAGGGCTTTACCCCCACTGCCGGGGTCTACCGCATCCTCCACCTTCCGTCCGGCCGGACCCTTCTTGGCGCCAGCCCCCACGCCCAGGGGATGCTCAACCGGCTCCGTTTCCAGTTCACCCTGGGCAGCTTTCCGGGGAAGACCCTGCAGGGCGACTGGAACGCGGATGGCGAGGCCGCCTTCCGCTTCGAGATCCTCGACGTGCTCGCCCCGGACGCGAACGGGGAGGTGGGGGACGCCGACCTGGCGGAACTCCTGAACCTGTGGGAGGAACGGCTCGCGCTGCCCGCCGGGCAGAGGTACGGAGCGAAGGGGGCCTGACCACGGGCGTCACAGACCAACAAGGCGAGGAGTTGCCGTCAAGCCCTCCTCGCCTTGCTTCTGATGGTGCTCAGCGCCGCACCTGGTCCTCCGCCATGACCCAGGGTCCGCCTCAAGGATGGCTGAGTTGCCAGGCGGTGACGAGCCGGGCGTACAGGGTCCGGAGCACAGGCCCGACGACGGTCTCCATGTCCGATGTCGTCGCCACCTCCCCCCGGGCCACCGTCTCCCAGAGCACGTCCACGGGTCCCATAAGTACCTCCGGGGAGCGGTCGCGCACGAGTTGCAGGCGAATGGTGTAGGGAACATCGGCGTTCCGGCTGGGGTACTCCACGACCAGATTTGTATGCACCAGGCAGTCCCCCAGCCGGAAATTCGGCGTTTCACGCTGTTCAATTCCAGCAGCCCCCGCCTCTTCGACCAGAGACTGCAGCACGATCAGGGGCACGTGGTCGGTCGTCCGCACGCTGACCCCTTCGGAAATACAGACTTCGGAGGCGCGCAGGGCTGCCAGGGGGTGAGGCCCGCCCCCACCCGCGCTCGCCCAGCCTGAAAGGATGCTGACCGTGACGAGCCACGCGGCAAGCGCGAGGCGGTTGAGCAGTGAGGTACGCACGTGTCGACACTCCATCAGCGCGGGAACTGGTACTCGACTTCGCTGCTGCCGCCGCAACCGATGATGCGGTCGAAGTCGACGACCGTCGTCCGCGCGAAGCCGGAGTTCGCCCGGCCGGTGTTGTGGACCAGCAGGGGGGTGAGCGAGCCGTCACTCTCCACGTACGACAGCGAGAGTTCGTACACGCCCAGCGGCAGCTTGCGGAGGTACATCGTGGTGCTGTCCACGCCGCCCGACTTCGTCGCCACCACCGTCGTTTCCCCAGGCGCGATCACCGTACCGTCCACGAGCGGCCCGAGGGGTTTCAGGCCCAGCCTGAAGCGGTTGACGTTGTTGTCACCTATGTACCGGGGGCGCTCGACGGGATTCGCGGAAAAGGCGTACTCCTGGTGGAGGTTGAGGTCGGCGACGTTCACGTCGAGCTTGAAGTGCCGCACGGCTCCGTCCTGCGCGAAGAAGCCGCCGCCGTCCCCAAAGGGTGTGCCCGGCAGACACATGGGCTGGTCCTGCCACGTCACCTTCGCGCTGGCGGTGGCTTTCCACGATACCTCCGGGGTGAGCCGCGCCTTGTACGCCCCGTTGGCGTCCGTCTCGAAGGTGCCGAGGCTGTTGTTGAAGTAGCCGCTGACCGCGGGGTCAATCGTCACGAACGCGCCCTTCAGGGGCCGCCCCAGCGAGTTGAACACCTGTCCCGTCACGTACCCGGGGATGCCCTTTTTGATGCTCGGCGTGGGGGTCACGGCCTTCACTCCGGTCGTGGGCGCTGGCGTGGAGGCCGCGGGAGCTGACGGCGCCTCCCCGACCTTGCGCAGCGCGAGTTGCACCTTGGCACGCGGGGCCTGCACGTCCAGCGCCGAGCCGTCCTGCCCTTGCAGGCGGGCGAGGTAGTCTCCGTCGTCGATGTCGCCGTTGCCGTTGACGTCCTTCCAGGCGAGCAGCCGGTAGGGGCCGGGCCGGTCCAGGTTGAGGGTAAAAGCCG
Proteins encoded in this window:
- a CDS encoding GIY-YIG nuclease family protein, giving the protein MTGPTAPRRYKGFTPTAGVYRILHLPSGRTLLGASPHAQGMLNRLRFQFTLGSFPGKTLQGDWNADGEAAFRFEILDVLAPDANGEVGDADLAELLNLWEERLALPAGQRYGAKGA